A stretch of Malus sylvestris chromosome 11, drMalSylv7.2, whole genome shotgun sequence DNA encodes these proteins:
- the LOC126590761 gene encoding protein GAMETOPHYTE DEFECTIVE 1 — MAFFDLSIPYTDPSPPDRSSATRAKLVTKALELGYSGIAYNRTMKGVMSDHDRCSIPLLKLPSLLKHSPLLHSSVNFHRDLLGVPRSSPFRQYTRLTVCAETPAQSQALNSGNPVLKTYDLVAVKPLNQSAFDLACEKLEVDIIAIDFSEKLPFRLKMPMVKAAMERGLYFEITYANIIADVQARKQIITNAKLLVDWTRGRNLIICSAAPTANEFRGPYDVANLMSLLGLSMERAKVSISRNCRTLVANAVRKKHFFKETIRVEVLSSDQETDKNKPWSGDAFQWDPISSGEGDLVLADLEKSFSTSSNKVSKTAKAIDFASVIDSMPSLGFQVKDLMCGNDVVVSQSMVTCKSIVSVSEAVEQPAVTAGVPKQPDRASFPQSGQSSLCDSLVDQQMFDCENPQKLYSSCDTANACIGAVEIKSPTLTSEAKPNNADGTDGNIDLILNEIHDLQSQKCVTNRELDVVPPNDNLTFQALDIGLNAACTANSEVEVSTNYQESDIPAPHSEEALCVDRSDTQIDVMDEIVKSKEEKSLYLNSSSLHISEKDQFRESGDDIVVLANQVPVLESNDDMAAPAMDDYLVARHGSMEVTMEENENGKVDTEINHPDSVQSISGKSRPKRKTPHQVKFLPLKRLLHIVPFKKVRRNKKKN, encoded by the exons ATGGCCTTCTTCGACCTCAGCATACCCTATACGGACCCCTCCCCACCGGACCGATCATCAGCAACACGTGCCAAGCTGGTGACCAAGGCCCTGGAGCTCGGCTACTCCGGAATCGCTTACAACCGCACGATGAAGGGCGTCATGTCCGATCACGACCGTTGCTCCATCCCCCTCCTCAAACTTCCTTCCCTCCTCAAGCACTCTCCTCTCCTCCACTCCTCCGTCAACTTCCACCGCGACCTCCTCGGTGTCCCCCGCTCCTCCCCTTTCCGCCAGTACACCCGCCTCACCGTCTGCGCCGAGACCCCTGCCCAGTCCCAGGCCCTTAATTCCGGTAACCCGGTTCTGAAGACTTACGATTTGGTCGCCGTCAAGCCCTTGAATCAGTCCGCCTTCGACCTCGCCTGTGAGAAATTGGAG GTGGATATAATTGCGATTGATTTCTCGGAGAAGTTGCCGTTTCGATTGAAGATGCCCATGGTTAAAGCTGCAATGGAG CGCGGATTGTATTTTGAGATCACATATGCGAATATCATTGCCGATGTTCAAGCCAGAAAGCAAATAATAACCAATGCTAAG TTACTGGTAGATTGGACTCGAGGAAGGAATCTAATAATTTGCAGTGCTGCCCCGACTGCAAATGAATTTAGGGGGCCATATGATGTTGCAAACTTAATGTCATTACTGGGGCTCTCTATGGAGCGAGCTAAAGTGTCTATATCAAGAAATTGTAG GACTCTAGTAGCTAATGCTGTGAGAAAAAAACACTTTTTCAAGGAAACCATAAGAGTTGAAGTTCTGTCATCAGATCAAGAAACTGACAAGAACAAACCTTGGTCTGGTGACGCGTTTCAATGGGATCCCATCTCTAGTGGTGAAGGTGATTTGGTATTAGCTGATTTGGAAAAGTCTTTCAGTACCTCTAGTAACAAAGTATCCAAAACTGCTAAAGCCATTGATTTTGCTTCGGTCATTGACAGCATGCCATCACTTGGGTTTCAAGTCAAGGATCTGATGTGTGGCAATGATGTGGTTGTCTCTCAATCAATGGTTACTTGTAAAAGCATCGTTTCTGTTTCTGAGGCAGTTGAGCAACCAGCTGTGACTGCTGGAGTGCCAAAACAACCTGATAGGGCTTCTTTTCCTCAATCAGGTCAATCTTCTTTGTGTGATAGTCTTGTGGACCAACAAATGTTTGACTGTGAAAATCCTCAGAAATTATATTCCTCTTGTGATACCGCGAATGCTTGTATTGGTGCTGTGGAAATTAAATCTCCTACATTAACTTCTGAAGCAAAACCAAACAATGCAGATGGTACAGATGGGaatattgatttgattttgaaCGAAATTCATGATTTGCAATCACAGAAGTGCGTGACTAATCGTGAATTGGATGTTGTGCCACCTAATGATAATTTAACATTTCAAGCATTAGACATTGGATTAAATGCTGCTTGTACTGCTAATTCTGAAGTTGAAGTTTCCACAAATTACCAGGAATCAGATATTCCTGCTCCTCACAGTGAAGAGGCTTTGTGTGTGGATCGTTCTGATACACAAATTGATGTGATGGATGAAATTGTGAAGAGTAAAGAAGAAAAATCTCTGTATTTGAATTCATCATCACTGCATATTTCAGAAAAGGATCAATTCAGGGAATCTGGAGATGATATAGTTGTACTTGCAAATCAGGTTCCTGTTCTGGAGTCCAATGATGATATGGCAGCACCTGCAATGGATGATTATTTAGTTGCAAGGCATGGGTCAATGGAAGTGACTATGGAAGAGAACGAAAATGGGAAAGTTGATACTGAAATTAACCATCCAGACTCGGTTCAATCTATATCAG GGAAATCCAGACCAAAAAGGAAGACTCCTCATCAAGTGAAGTTTCTTCCTCTTAAGCGATTGTTGCATATTGTACCTTTCAAGAAAGTGCGgagaaataagaagaaaaattaa
- the LOC126590762 gene encoding zinc finger protein CONSTANS-LIKE 3 — MYGHNSTAFPCAPDFQYHQGSHEALPLQYHHDHLVSAEFSSSCSSGCSSHGASPISNRAHECYGNPAPNLIQRSVSSHSLQKTRGTHKLVSDLLESETVPVRRVYSTGDLDLQTINSMHSNGVQVVQHLQYGGYNRSSESSPLSSESSMIIEGMSKACPYSPEEKKERIERYRSKRNQRNFNKTIKYACRKTLADSRPRIRGRFARNDEIEKNSNVQWSNMSGEEDEEEDDSWINLLDAFSSIESNSII, encoded by the exons ATGTACGGTCACAACAGCACCGCATTCCCATGCGCCCCCGATTTTCAGTATCATCAGGGCTCGCATGAGGCTCTTCCACTGCAGTACCATCACGACCACCTTGTCTCCGCCGAGTTCAGCAGCAGCTGTAGCAGCGGCTGCAGCAGCCACGGAGCCTCGCCGATCAGCAACAGGGCTCACGAGTGCTACGGAAACCCGGCCCCAAACCTGATTCAGCGCAGCGTCAGCAGCCATTCACTGCAGAAGACTCGCGGGACCCACAAGCTGGTCTCCGACTTGCTGGAGTCAGAGACCGTCCCGGTCCGCCGGGTGTATAGCACTGGGGATTTGGATTTGCAG ACGATCAATAGCATGCATAGTAACGGGGTGCAAGTGGTACAGCACTTGCAATATGGTGGTTATAACAGATCATCAGAAAGTAGTCCGCTGTCGAGTGAGAGCAGTATGATAATAGAAGGGATGAGCAAAGCTTGCCCGTACAGTCCCgaggagaagaaagagagaattgAGAGGTACAGAAGCAAGCGCAACCAAAGAAACTTCAACAAGACCATAAAG TATGCTTGTAGGAAGACATTGGCGGACAGCCGGCCGCGCATCAGAGGCCGGTTTGCTAGGAACGACGAAATTGAGAAGAATTCAAATGTTCAATGGAGCAACATGAgtggggaagaagatgaggaggaggacgatAGTTGGATCAACCTTCTTGATGCATTTTCTTCAATCGAATCTAATTCCATAATCTAG